The Aeoliella mucimassa genome includes the window AGTACCCGCGGGCCCACAAATGACGCCCCCAGTACTGCTTTTGCAGATGCTGGAACTCCATCAGAAGCTTTCGCGAGTTCCTCACCTACTGTAACTTCTCGCCCCAAACGAAATGGCATTTCAAAATAAAGCGGCAATGTGCCCCAGTCCGGTAACTATCCATCCTAGTAGTATATGAACCTGAAGGTTTCGCCTGAAGGCGAGGGTTCTAACCCCATCGGTTGGATAATAGATTCCCATCGGATGGGTTTTGGGAAATGGGAATCTATTCCAGTGCGAAAACCACTGGTTTTGCAGAGTGCGTGCAGATTCAATTTTCCCATCGGTGGGAAAATTGGGAATCTATTTCGCCTGCGCGAATTCTCGCCCCGCGCAACCCGAGCGGTGGCTAGCGGGCGGTGGCTAGCGGGCGGTCGGTGCTGGTTCGGCTGGTTCGACGATCGGTGGATCCGCGGTCAGCGTGGGTTGCTGGCAACTTGCTTCGACAGCTGGATCGCCGCCGGTCATTTGCAGAGCGATGATCAGCTGGCGACCTTCTTCGCGAAGTCGTGGTAACCGCATGGCAAATACGAGCGACGCGAGGATGCAGACTCCTCCGCCCCAAGCTAGGGTGGCCGGGGCACCGATCCAACCTGCGACCATACCCGACAATAACGCCCCGACTGGTGCCATGCCCATGAACATCATCGAGTAGACGCTCATCACCCGGCCGCGAAGCGAGTCGGGCACCGACGCCTGGACCAGTGTGTTCGAAGCGGCCATCTGGATCATCATCGAGAACCCGACAGGAATCAGCAGGAACATCGAAAGCCAGAAGTTTTCCGACATGGAGAACAAGATCAAGCTCACCCCGAAAGCAGCCGCCGCGGCGGCGATCCACCTGCCGAGGCCAAACACCTGGTCGCGGGCGGCGAGCACCAGCGCGGCGATCATGGCCCCTACGCCGGTCGCGCCCATCAGGTAACCAAGCGTGGCCGAGTCGCCGCCGAGAATCTGCTCGGCAAAGATCGGCATCAACACCACGTACGGCATGCCCATCAAACTGATGACACCAAGCAATAACAATAACGCACGAATCGGAGCTGTGCGGGCAGTGAAGTAAAAACCTTCCACCAGATTTTCGAGCGTGCTGCCTGTGTGCCGGCGCACGAGAGGAGTGATATTCATCAGCAGCAAACCAACGATCACCGCGATGAAGCTTACTGCGTTCACAAAGAAGCACCAGCCTTCGCCAATCAGCGAAACAAGCACTCCAGCGATCGCCGGCCCGACGATTCGGGCGCCGTTGAACATCGACGAGTTCAGTGCAATCGCATTGATCAGGTTTTCGCGG containing:
- a CDS encoding MFS transporter, with protein sequence MFQVIFTTVGAAMANAFRALKHRNFQLFFAGQFISLTGTWMQSVAQSWLVYRLTGSVVLLGLIGFASQIPVFLMAPLGGVVADRNDRRRVLVITQTLSMLVAFVLAGLTITDLVQVWHLFVIAVAFGVINGFDIPARQAFVPDMVGRENLINAIALNSSMFNGARIVGPAIAGVLVSLIGEGWCFFVNAVSFIAVIVGLLLMNITPLVRRHTGSTLENLVEGFYFTARTAPIRALLLLLGVISLMGMPYVVLMPIFAEQILGGDSATLGYLMGATGVGAMIAALVLAARDQVFGLGRWIAAAAAAFGVSLILFSMSENFWLSMFLLIPVGFSMMIQMAASNTLVQASVPDSLRGRVMSVYSMMFMGMAPVGALLSGMVAGWIGAPATLAWGGGVCILASLVFAMRLPRLREEGRQLIIALQMTGGDPAVEASCQQPTLTADPPIVEPAEPAPTAR